The Mucilaginibacter rubeus genomic interval ATATTTGAACCTAAAAACAACACCACCTTACGCCTTGGCGAAATAGCTGCAGCCTTCTTCAGCATTTCAAAATATTCGCCGTTAAGTCCGGTAATTTTTAAGCCCGGCAAGGTTACTGGCAGGGTTATGTTGAGATAGGATATAACATTTTCGGATATATCAATGGGCAGATAAGTAAAATCAGCTTTTTTATCCAGCAGATACTTAAGCAGGTAAGTTGATTTGGTTGCATCACCGGCACCAAGCTCTATCAAATCGAAAGCATCTCCATCAGCAATCAACGCGTCGCAGATCTCGGCTGTTTTTTCCGAAAATATTTCCAGTTCGCAATTGGTTGGATAATACTCCGGGCAGTTCATCAACTCCTGGAACAGCTTATCGCCGTTAGCATCATAAAAATACTTTGAGTTAAGGTGCTTTGGCTCCGCTTGTAACCCCGCTATAACATCAGCATAAAACTGCCTGTTTTCTTCGCTTATGGTACAATTGACGGTTGTTGGTGTAAAAACTTGATCCATAGGTGGTGGTGGTTTTGTGACAATTTACCTCGCAAGTCTTATGCCAGTAAACTGCCAGCGTAAATTTGTCTGAAAAAAATTGCGATAAGTTGCACGGCTATGACCCGGAGGCGTAACTTCCGACGCGCCGCGCAGCACTTTCTGGTTAACCATAAATTTACCATTATATTCGCCTATTGCACCCGGCGCCTTGGCAAAACCCGGGTAAGGCAGGTACGAGCTCTCTGTCCATTCCCAACGGCGCCCCCAATTAAACTTTCCGGATGCGGCTTCCCACTCAAATTCCGTAGGCAATCTTAAACCTTTCCATGAGGCGTAAGCATAAGCTTCAAAATAACTGATATGTGTAACAGCACCTTTTAAATGCAAAGGCTCTAAACCACGATAAGTGTAGCTATACCATTTGTTATCTATCAAATGCCAGTACAATGGCGCTTCAACCTTATTGGTTTTAACCCAATCCCAGCCTTCGGCATGCCAGTGACGAAAATCATGATAACCGCCACTGTTGATAAACTCCAGGTACTCGGCATTGGTTACCAGCTTCGGGCTTATTTCGTACTGGTTAAGATATACTTTATGCCGATTTAATTCATTATCAAAGCAAAAGCCTACTCCGGTAAAACCAATTTCGTAAATACCTTCATCTATGCTAATAAAAGCGTCACTTTCCCCCTCATCAATATGAGGCGTAGCATAACTTTTACTATAAGCCGGGAATAAAGGGTTATGTCCTAAAATAAACTTAATATCGGTCATTAAAAGTTCCTGATGCTGCTCCTCGTGATTAAAGCCGAGGATGAGCAATTCTTTAACATCGCCGCTTATAT includes:
- a CDS encoding L-histidine N(alpha)-methyltransferase, whose product is MDQVFTPTTVNCTISEENRQFYADVIAGLQAEPKHLNSKYFYDANGDKLFQELMNCPEYYPTNCELEIFSEKTAEICDALIADGDAFDLIELGAGDATKSTYLLKYLLDKKADFTYLPIDISENVISYLNITLPVTLPGLKITGLNGEYFEMLKKAAAISPRRKVVLFLGSNIGNMSLDGAIEFCRELRNNLSEGDMVLIGMDLKKDPRVVLAAYNDKEGITREFNLNLLRRINRELHGNFDVSKFEHYPTYDPATGACKSYLISLQDQQVAIGHEKIDFKKDEYIYMEISQKFTIMQTDQIAINTGFQPVGQFFDTKKWFIDAVWVAA
- the egtB gene encoding ergothioneine biosynthesis protein EgtB, whose amino-acid sequence is MDLITRYKEVRQRTEKICSYLQTEDYVVQPVVDVSPPKWHIGHVTWFFETFILKPYFMGYQEYNPDYNYVFNSYYETVGTRVIRTDRGNLSRPTVVEIYSYRKYVDEAMESFLCGDISGDVKELLILGFNHEEQHQELLMTDIKFILGHNPLFPAYSKSYATPHIDEGESDAFISIDEGIYEIGFTGVGFCFDNELNRHKVYLNQYEISPKLVTNAEYLEFINSGGYHDFRHWHAEGWDWVKTNKVEAPLYWHLIDNKWYSYTYRGLEPLHLKGAVTHISYFEAYAYASWKGLRLPTEFEWEAASGKFNWGRRWEWTESSYLPYPGFAKAPGAIGEYNGKFMVNQKVLRGASEVTPPGHSRATYRNFFQTNLRWQFTGIRLAR